The DNA region CGCAGCACGTCCACGTTCTCGTTCACGCCGATCTGCTTCTCGCCGGCCACCACCAGGTGCCCGTTGGGCAGCACCTCGATCACCGTGGTGGTGATGGCGCCCGTGAAGGTGTTGGTGCTTTCCGTGCCGCCCTTGCCGGAGAAGGCGTTGCTGCTGTTGCCGCCGACGTTCAGCTTGCCCAGGGAGGACGAGCCGAAGAAGGGCAGGGCGGTGATGCCGGCGGTCGTGGCGCCGGTGCGGTCGACCGTCGAGGTGGAGTTCTGCTTGGCCGAGACGTTCTCCACGATCTGGATCGTCACCACATCGCCCACCAGGCGGGCGCGGCGGTCCTCGAAGATGGGGCGGTAGCTGGCCGCGTGGAACAGGCTGCCGGTGCTCGGGCCCGTGGGCCGGGGCGTGGCGGCCACGGGCGGCGGTGCCGTGGGCAGCAGATCCACCGGCGGCGGTGGGTTGAGCGTGGCGCAGCCGGTGGCGGCGAGCAAGGCGGCCAGCGCGCCCAGGCGCGGCAGGCAGGAGAAGAGAGGGTGGCGGGACATGGCGGTCATCCTTGTTGGCGACAGGAGGGTGCGCTTTAGAGCTGCGCGAGCTTGGCCAGCATCTGGTCCGACGTCTGGATGGCCTTCGAATTCATTTCGTAGGCGCGCTGGGTCTGGATCATGGTCACCAGCTCTTCCACGACGTTCACGTTCGACGTTTCCAGGAAGCCCTGGCGCATCGTGCCCAGGCCGTTGGTGCCGGGCGTGCCCTGCTGCGGCTGGCCGGACGCTGCGGACTCGCGGAACAGGTT from Paracidovorax wautersii includes:
- a CDS encoding flagellar basal body L-ring protein FlgH; amino-acid sequence: MSRHPLFSCLPRLGALAALLAATGCATLNPPPPVDLLPTAPPPVAATPRPTGPSTGSLFHAASYRPIFEDRRARLVGDVVTIQIVENVSAKQNSTSTVDRTGATTAGITALPFFGSSSLGKLNVGGNSSNAFSGKGGTESTNTFTGAITTTVIEVLPNGHLVVAGEKQIGVNENVDVLRFSGTVDPRSLQPGSMVSSTLVANARVQSRGRGAQSEAQAMGWLSRAFNSVAPF